In Paenibacillus guangzhouensis, a single window of DNA contains:
- a CDS encoding invasin domain 3-containing protein, with protein sequence MKDWVRKKRWIAIMLILFVAGTASTPPVRGVVAAGAEVLDQEQANGVGNVWVNRDSPRYQTFTPAIAGNLSRVEVSIFDSFGVPGSVGVSLYEEGNLSTPIATAQQAYYGGGGWISVDFSGTSPYLKKEKMYRMVLSTEFGGSNGFGWYLSSSDVYSRGYSAAFGRDFTFRTYMIPDYSLSPAMSEVASADTSLVANGTSQTDITVKLKDAQGQAWPSGGEIVTLTTTLGTLGAVRDNGDGTYTAQLTAPTTLGTATISATVGGQAAASKASVQLVAGAPSAALSTVDVGSGTLTADGTSQTPITVKLKDAQGHALTSGGATVSIATTLGTLGDVKDNGNGTYTAQLTAPTTLGTATISATVGGQAIASKASVEFVVGSPSVVLSTVEANSGSLTADGASKTLITVKLIDAQGHALTSGGATVSIATTLGTLGAVKDNGDGTYTAQLTAPTTLGMATISATVGGQSIASKATVQFVVGAPSTALSTVEAGSGTLTADGTSQTPITVKLIDVQGHALTSGGATVSIATTLGTLGAVKDNGDGTYTAQLTAPTTLGSATISATMGGQAIASKAAVQFVVGAPSTALSTVEAGSGTLTADGTSQTPIIVKLIDAQGHALTSGGATVSIATTLGTLGAVKDNGDGTYTAQLTAPTTLGAATINATVGGQAIASKATVEFVVGAPSTALSTVEAGSAMLTADGTSQTPITVKLIDMQGHALTSGGATVVVTTTQGTLGAVKDNGDGTYTAQLTAPTTLGVATISATVGGQAIASKAAVQFVVGSPSTALSTVEAGSVMLTADGTSQTPITVKLIDAQGHTLTSGGAAVVVTTTLGTLGAVKDNGDGTYTAQLTAPTTLGTATINAAVGGQAIASKVTVEFVVGEVSPSRSTVIASDLVVRADGDATAWIYVRLKDAYDHPLSGQRVLLQADGGRSVIQDVYGATDEDGLTAFAVRNTAAERVTYTATAEANGRSLDQTVTITFTYDQPPRIELKADPVTPTFGSVTVSVTASVYGEDNRLATIKWAAGSQPLSYFDTQGEVIADHFVVQANGIYSVYVVDSAGNANVALIDVQNIVPLSSDANLAVWQLKDRGRDIPFRFDPAATNYKLEVSHVVQSVSMLLIQSNADAVIYLNGVQVPGNVLTKEWPLTTGVNAFEVRIQAQDGSDKRYVLTVIRLAESSNPEPSRPSSGNTTPSNSQTPDPSVKVRINGIAMSGIAVRQQQTDGVNAIDAILDMNAVKKVLAAQSASVKSEMAVSIEEEAERVVLRLPMEVIRALADKQVLLTLKTQLGQYRLPLAGFAAQEAAGTGDEQLLMTIQKRKAEAGLQAAAKQGGFRFMADPVQFTIELLNHGKRNERSINGVQSIIYLADGSVGSVSAIVAWDPLKSNGRPVPTRFIDVDGHAAAVIRGAAGGIFIPISRTPHLSDIQGHWAAPEIADMNRRMIVEGIDDGRFAPNAAVTRAELASLLTRALGLTANQEAAFRDVSKASWYNEAVAAVQANGIMNGPENGVFAPDRQVSRQEAIVTMVRALRLTEGSSPMNDAGIPQVDLSAYADSDRIGSWALDAIRIAIQKEWVKGSGQDLRPQEPLTRAEAAVLLHRMLQEAGWLD encoded by the coding sequence ATGAAAGATTGGGTGCGCAAGAAGCGTTGGATTGCTATCATGCTTATCTTGTTCGTCGCCGGAACGGCAAGTACGCCTCCGGTCAGAGGGGTTGTTGCAGCAGGAGCAGAGGTGTTAGATCAAGAGCAGGCAAACGGCGTCGGGAATGTGTGGGTGAACCGCGACTCTCCCCGTTATCAGACGTTTACGCCCGCAATCGCAGGCAACCTTAGCAGGGTTGAGGTTAGTATTTTTGACAGTTTCGGTGTGCCGGGTTCAGTTGGGGTCAGCTTGTATGAAGAGGGAAACCTGTCGACACCGATCGCTACAGCTCAGCAGGCATATTATGGTGGGGGTGGCTGGATATCGGTAGATTTTTCGGGGACATCTCCTTATCTCAAGAAGGAAAAGATGTATCGAATGGTTCTTTCCACGGAATTCGGTGGAAGTAACGGATTTGGATGGTATCTAAGTAGTAGTGATGTGTACTCAAGGGGGTACTCCGCAGCTTTTGGCCGAGACTTCACGTTCAGGACGTATATGATACCGGATTATTCGCTATCTCCGGCAATGAGCGAGGTCGCTAGCGCCGATACCAGTCTCGTCGCGAATGGGACGAGCCAGACGGATATTACCGTGAAACTGAAAGACGCGCAGGGTCAAGCATGGCCGAGCGGCGGAGAGATTGTGACGCTGACGACGACGTTAGGCACGCTGGGCGCCGTGAGGGATAACGGCGACGGTACATACACGGCGCAGCTGACAGCGCCGACGACGCTAGGCACGGCGACGATCAGCGCAACAGTAGGAGGCCAGGCGGCCGCGTCGAAGGCAAGTGTGCAGCTCGTGGCAGGCGCGCCGTCTGCCGCGCTTAGCACTGTCGATGTGGGCAGTGGGACGCTGACGGCGGACGGGACAAGCCAGACGCCGATCACGGTGAAGCTGAAAGATGCGCAGGGTCATGCGCTGACAAGTGGTGGAGCGACGGTGTCGATAGCGACGACGTTAGGCACGCTGGGCGACGTGAAGGATAACGGAAACGGCACTTACACGGCGCAGCTGACAGCGCCGACGACGCTGGGTACGGCGACGATCAGCGCGACGGTGGGAGGCCAGGCGATCGCGTCGAAGGCGAGCGTGGAGTTCGTGGTGGGTTCGCCGTCTGTAGTGCTTAGTACTGTTGAAGCGAACAGCGGGTCGCTGACGGCGGACGGGGCAAGCAAGACACTGATTACAGTGAAGCTGATCGACGCGCAGGGTCATGCACTGACAAGCGGTGGAGCGACGGTGTCGATAGCGACGACGTTAGGCACGCTCGGAGCCGTGAAGGACAACGGCGACGGCACGTATACGGCGCAGCTGACAGCGCCGACGACGTTGGGCATGGCGACGATTAGCGCGACGGTGGGAGGCCAGTCGATCGCATCGAAGGCAACCGTGCAATTTGTGGTGGGCGCGCCGTCAACTGCGCTTAGCACCGTTGAAGCGGGTAGCGGGACGCTGACGGCGGACGGGACAAGCCAGACGCCGATCACGGTGAAGCTGATCGATGTGCAGGGCCATGCGCTGACAAGCGGCGGAGCGACGGTGTCGATAGCGACGACGTTAGGCACGCTGGGAGCCGTGAAGGACAACGGCGATGGCACGTACACGGCGCAACTGACAGCGCCGACGACGCTGGGCTCGGCGACGATTAGCGCGACGATGGGAGGCCAGGCGATCGCGTCGAAGGCAGCCGTGCAATTCGTGGTGGGTGCGCCGTCAACTGCGCTTAGCACCGTTGAAGCGGGCAGCGGGACGTTGACGGCGGACGGGACGAGCCAGACGCCGATCATAGTGAAGCTGATCGACGCGCAGGGTCATGCACTGACAAGTGGTGGAGCGACGGTGTCGATAGCGACGACGTTAGGCACGCTGGGAGCCGTGAAGGACAACGGCGATGGCACGTACACGGCGCAACTGACAGCGCCGACGACGCTGGGCGCGGCGACGATCAATGCGACAGTAGGAGGCCAGGCAATCGCATCGAAGGCAACCGTGGAGTTCGTGGTAGGCGCGCCGTCAACTGCGCTTAGCACTGTCGAGGCGGGCAGCGCGATGCTGACGGCGGATGGGACAAGCCAGACGCCGATCACGGTGAAGCTGATCGACATGCAGGGTCATGCGCTGACAAGTGGCGGAGCGACAGTGGTCGTGACTACGACACAGGGCACGCTGGGCGCCGTGAAAGATAACGGCGATGGCACGTATACGGCGCAGTTGACAGCGCCGACGACGCTGGGCGTGGCGACGATTAGCGCGACGGTGGGAGGCCAGGCGATCGCGTCGAAGGCAGCCGTGCAATTTGTGGTGGGTTCGCCGTCAACTGCGCTTAGCACCGTTGAGGCGGGTAGCGTGATGCTGACGGCGGATGGAACAAGCCAGACGCCGATCACGGTGAAGCTGATCGATGCGCAGGGCCATACGCTGACGAGCGGCGGAGCTGCGGTGGTCGTGACGACAACACTGGGTACGCTGGGAGCCGTGAAAGATAACGGAGACGGCACATACACGGCGCAGTTGACAGCGCCGACGACGCTGGGCACGGCTACAATCAACGCGGCGGTGGGAGGCCAGGCGATCGCGTCGAAGGTAACCGTGGAGTTCGTGGTGGGCGAAGTAAGCCCATCGCGTTCGACGGTTATCGCGAGCGATCTCGTTGTACGCGCGGACGGCGATGCGACTGCCTGGATCTATGTGCGGTTGAAGGATGCATACGATCATCCGCTCTCCGGCCAGCGCGTGCTGTTGCAAGCGGACGGAGGCAGGTCCGTTATCCAAGATGTATATGGGGCGACGGATGAAGATGGACTTACGGCCTTCGCGGTCCGGAATACGGCTGCGGAGCGCGTCACATATACGGCGACGGCTGAAGCAAACGGAAGGTCATTAGATCAGACCGTGACGATCACGTTCACGTACGATCAGCCTCCTCGCATTGAGCTGAAGGCCGATCCTGTAACGCCGACGTTCGGCAGCGTTACGGTATCGGTAACGGCTTCGGTATATGGCGAGGACAATCGTCTAGCTACGATAAAATGGGCGGCAGGAAGCCAGCCATTGTCCTATTTTGATACGCAAGGGGAAGTAATCGCCGATCATTTCGTGGTACAGGCGAACGGCATCTATTCCGTCTATGTGGTAGATTCGGCAGGGAATGCGAATGTGGCGCTGATCGACGTACAGAATATTGTGCCGTTAAGCAGCGATGCCAATCTAGCTGTCTGGCAGTTGAAGGACAGAGGCAGAGACATTCCGTTCCGATTCGACCCAGCCGCTACGAATTACAAGCTGGAAGTTAGCCATGTGGTGCAAAGTGTGAGCATGCTGCTGATCCAATCGAACGCCGATGCCGTGATCTACCTGAACGGCGTACAAGTGCCGGGCAACGTGTTGACGAAGGAGTGGCCGCTTACAACGGGGGTCAACGCATTTGAGGTCCGCATCCAAGCGCAAGATGGCAGCGATAAACGCTATGTTCTTACCGTCATTCGTTTGGCTGAAAGCTCGAATCCAGAACCTTCGAGGCCTTCGAGCGGCAACACCACCCCTTCGAATAGCCAGACGCCGGATCCATCGGTTAAGGTGCGCATTAATGGCATCGCTATGTCTGGCATCGCAGTACGTCAACAGCAAACGGACGGTGTGAACGCCATCGACGCGATCCTGGATATGAATGCCGTCAAAAAGGTGCTCGCAGCACAATCTGCCAGTGTCAAATCTGAAATGGCCGTCTCGATTGAGGAGGAAGCCGAGCGAGTGGTTCTTCGCCTTCCAATGGAAGTGATACGCGCGCTGGCAGACAAACAGGTGCTCCTCACGCTAAAGACGCAGCTGGGACAATATCGTCTGCCGCTCGCGGGGTTCGCAGCGCAAGAGGCTGCGGGGACAGGCGATGAGCAGCTCCTGATGACGATACAGAAGCGTAAAGCCGAAGCTGGCTTACAGGCTGCGGCGAAGCAAGGTGGGTTCCGCTTCATGGCGGACCCGGTACAGTTCACAATCGAACTGCTGAACCATGGCAAGCGAAATGAACGATCGATTAACGGTGTACAGAGCATCATATATCTCGCAGATGGAAGCGTAGGTTCCGTGTCGGCCATAGTGGCATGGGACCCGCTGAAGTCTAACGGGCGTCCGGTTCCGACGCGATTTATCGACGTTGACGGGCATGCTGCCGCAGTCATCCGAGGTGCAGCGGGCGGCATATTCATCCCGATATCGCGTACGCCTCATTTAAGCGACATCCAAGGTCATTGGGCGGCACCTGAAATTGCCGACATGAACCGCCGAATGATCGTTGAGGGCATCGATGACGGGCGTTTTGCGCCGAATGCGGCAGTCACTCGAGCGGAGCTAGCTAGTCTATTGACGAGAGCCTTAGGCCTAACTGCAAACCAGGAAGCAGCTTTCCGTGACGTGAGCAAGGCGAGCTGGTACAACGAGGCAGTTGCTGCGGTACAAGCTAACGGGATTATGAACGGCCCAGAAAATGGGGTATTCGCACCGGATCGGCAAGTCTCCCGGCAAGAAGCGATCGTAACGATGGTACGAGCGCTACGCCTGACTGAAGGCTCGAGTCCGATGAACGATGCGGGTATCCCGCAAGTCGATTTATCCGCGTATGCTGACAGCGATCGGATCGGCAGCTGGGCGTTAGATGCCATTCGAATAGCTATCCAGAAGGAATGGGTGAAGGGCAGTGGACAGGATCTTCGTCCACAGGAGCCATTGACCCGGGCTGAGGCGGCCGTGTTGTTGCATCGGATGCTGCAGGAAGCGGGATGGTTGGATTGA